Proteins encoded within one genomic window of uncultured Draconibacterium sp.:
- a CDS encoding two-component regulator propeller domain-containing protein, with protein MYAAKLIDKMNYAFNQKLTLFLFLIFIFTVEKTQAQAELSFDIFTLEDGLPNNQIQCVYQDHKGWIWVGTSQGLSRFNGYDFTNFLPDSEDSCSLSGHLIRVIKEDNKGNLLVGTENGGLNIFNREKEVFSQPFKNDPVYGEKDFSVNDIIENPDGSFWLASDFNVLKMDSTGMITPLNPIKREETAGIGDVFIRNLAYDNQGKLWIGSNSGVYIYNEQNNTLERFELPFGSAQNKEIWELFLDDDGDLWIGTYSIGLFVVNTSTKNYEKINFRPAAERTETVKTISKGVFGDYWIGTRGGLFLYSKESGVKGFYRHSIQEPRSLSNNSVLSIFHDNKGETWIGTRGGLNLLAKSKQVFHSFTAQHDDNRYLNSSAIYTFWMDKTDRLWCGTEDGGINIYNPKTGTYQYLTTDGKPGYTIAQNCIKALVPDKNENLWVGTFLGGIDVIDLATGKIKNYRHQADIPGSLSDNRVWDICIDENEQIWIASSKGIDRFDKKTKLFIHYPQLNGNEQIMWIDNDSQGNLWMGSEDELIVFNQRTNQINRWFERTRYMFEDSQNQIWIATNDKGLAKYSAETGAIKYYGEEEGLANNQALCILEDDLKNLWISTLNGLSKFNTRTEVFHNYTSNDGLGNNQFCYGAALKADDGTLFFGTFSGFNAFNPNEINAEDTDVPLVFTDLKVFNKSVPIDDDKKSILQQSITETKHLTFNHKQNVFTLEFAALNYVNSENNLYTYKLEGFNTDWIEPSKNRTATYTNLNPGDYTLRIKRVIPGQERESNELQLAISILPPFWKTNWFLGLIILLIISLIYTIIQFFINREKIKSQLIIERSNAKKLHEMDMMKLKFFTNISHEIRTPLTLILGPLNKMIQSKTVDGSTKENLQLMQRNAQNLDRLISQLLDFRKLQSGNLKLNLTEADIVSFVRNIVESFNHYAIEKDIKLTFNTLKKRLFVSFDPDKIEKIINNLLTNAFKYTEPQGSVTVNLSLVFDSENDDFSDESEEKQYIEINIKDTGKGISRKNIDRIFMRFFQTDETDTKTGAGIGLALVKDLVKLHKGEIFVTSKEGKGTRFTIRIPYNEGTQSSQTTAPEVTTSVQEINPAPEKPTVQQADENSKIMLIVEDNADVRQFISSHFMNFYQIHLAVNGKEGWEKALEVVPDIIISDIIMPESDGYELCKRIKNDERTSHIPVLLLTAMHSKDHELRGLAKGADDYITKPFDLSVLQAKVENMLSIRDSLKEKYTSTMVLEPTNVVLASPDEKFLKRVVDVIEENIADSELDIENFALKVGVSRMQLYRKLNALTNMTVKEFIRHIRLKRATQLLDQQKLNISEVAYQVGFKDLSHFRKCFKREFGMSASEYLSNKKVETSKLNES; from the coding sequence ATGTACGCTGCAAAACTGATCGATAAAATGAATTACGCTTTTAATCAAAAACTTACTCTTTTTTTGTTCCTGATTTTCATTTTTACAGTAGAAAAAACGCAGGCACAGGCCGAGCTTAGCTTCGATATTTTTACACTTGAAGATGGTTTGCCCAATAACCAGATACAGTGCGTTTACCAAGACCACAAAGGATGGATTTGGGTAGGAACCAGCCAGGGACTCAGCCGTTTTAACGGTTATGATTTCACCAATTTCCTTCCCGATTCGGAAGACTCGTGTTCTTTGAGCGGGCACCTCATCAGGGTGATAAAAGAGGACAATAAAGGCAACTTGCTGGTAGGTACCGAAAACGGAGGCCTGAATATTTTTAATCGAGAAAAAGAAGTTTTCTCGCAGCCGTTTAAAAACGATCCGGTTTATGGCGAAAAAGATTTCTCGGTGAACGACATTATTGAAAATCCCGACGGCTCGTTTTGGCTGGCCAGTGATTTTAATGTACTAAAAATGGACAGCACAGGAATGATCACTCCACTCAATCCGATAAAAAGAGAAGAAACTGCAGGAATCGGGGATGTTTTTATCCGGAACCTGGCCTACGATAACCAGGGTAAATTGTGGATAGGATCGAACAGTGGCGTGTACATTTACAACGAACAGAATAATACACTCGAACGTTTCGAACTCCCTTTCGGATCAGCACAAAACAAAGAAATATGGGAACTGTTTTTGGATGACGACGGCGATCTTTGGATCGGGACCTATTCAATCGGTTTGTTTGTTGTAAACACCAGCACAAAAAACTACGAGAAAATTAATTTCAGACCGGCTGCCGAACGTACTGAAACCGTAAAAACCATTTCAAAAGGTGTATTTGGCGATTACTGGATCGGTACCCGTGGCGGATTATTTCTCTATTCGAAAGAAAGCGGCGTGAAAGGTTTTTACCGCCATAGCATTCAGGAACCGCGAAGTCTATCCAATAATTCGGTGCTGAGTATTTTTCACGATAACAAAGGAGAAACGTGGATTGGTACGCGTGGCGGATTGAACCTGCTGGCTAAAAGCAAACAGGTTTTTCACAGTTTTACGGCACAACACGACGACAACCGATACCTGAACAGCAGCGCCATTTACACGTTCTGGATGGACAAAACCGACCGCCTTTGGTGCGGCACCGAAGATGGAGGTATTAATATCTACAATCCAAAAACCGGAACATACCAATACCTGACCACCGACGGCAAACCGGGTTATACCATTGCGCAAAACTGTATTAAGGCGCTGGTTCCCGACAAGAACGAAAATCTTTGGGTGGGAACTTTTCTGGGAGGAATTGATGTAATCGATCTGGCCACCGGAAAAATAAAAAACTACCGTCACCAGGCCGATATTCCCGGAAGTTTATCGGATAATCGCGTTTGGGATATTTGTATCGATGAGAACGAGCAAATTTGGATCGCCTCCTCAAAAGGAATTGACCGCTTCGACAAAAAAACAAAGCTGTTTATTCATTACCCACAGCTGAACGGAAACGAACAAATTATGTGGATCGACAACGATTCGCAGGGGAACTTATGGATGGGAAGTGAAGATGAACTGATCGTTTTTAACCAGCGAACCAACCAAATTAACCGTTGGTTCGAGCGTACACGTTACATGTTTGAAGATTCGCAAAACCAGATTTGGATTGCAACAAACGACAAAGGACTTGCCAAATACTCGGCCGAAACCGGCGCTATAAAATATTATGGCGAAGAAGAAGGGCTGGCCAACAACCAGGCACTTTGCATTTTAGAAGATGACCTGAAAAACCTGTGGATAAGTACGTTGAACGGACTTTCGAAATTTAATACGAGAACCGAAGTTTTTCACAACTATACCAGCAACGACGGTCTGGGAAACAACCAGTTTTGCTACGGTGCCGCTCTAAAAGCCGACGACGGAACACTTTTCTTTGGTACCTTTTCAGGTTTTAATGCTTTTAATCCAAACGAAATAAATGCCGAAGATACGGATGTTCCGCTGGTCTTTACAGATTTGAAAGTGTTTAATAAATCGGTGCCGATTGATGACGACAAAAAGTCGATTCTACAACAAAGTATCACCGAAACGAAACACCTTACTTTTAACCACAAACAAAATGTATTTACACTCGAGTTTGCCGCGCTGAACTACGTAAACAGCGAAAACAACTTATACACCTACAAGCTGGAAGGTTTTAACACCGACTGGATCGAACCGAGTAAAAACCGAACGGCCACCTACACCAACCTGAATCCCGGCGATTATACACTTCGCATAAAACGTGTAATTCCGGGGCAGGAACGCGAAAGTAACGAGTTGCAACTGGCCATTTCAATTTTACCACCCTTCTGGAAAACCAACTGGTTTCTGGGGCTGATCATCCTGTTGATCATTTCACTCATCTACACGATAATCCAGTTCTTTATCAACCGCGAAAAAATAAAATCACAACTGATCATTGAGCGCTCGAATGCAAAAAAACTGCATGAGATGGACATGATGAAACTGAAATTCTTCACCAACATTTCGCACGAGATCCGAACACCATTAACGCTTATTTTAGGGCCGCTCAACAAAATGATCCAATCAAAAACAGTAGATGGGTCAACCAAAGAAAACCTTCAATTAATGCAGCGAAATGCGCAAAACCTCGATCGGCTCATCAGTCAGTTGCTGGATTTCAGGAAATTACAATCTGGTAATTTGAAACTGAATCTTACTGAAGCCGACATCGTGAGTTTTGTTCGCAATATTGTGGAATCGTTTAACCACTATGCCATAGAGAAAGACATAAAACTCACGTTCAACACCCTGAAAAAAAGACTGTTTGTGTCGTTCGACCCGGACAAGATTGAGAAGATAATAAACAACCTGCTTACCAACGCTTTTAAATATACCGAGCCACAAGGATCGGTAACGGTAAATCTCTCGCTGGTTTTCGACTCGGAAAATGATGATTTTAGCGACGAAAGTGAAGAGAAACAGTACATTGAGATCAACATTAAAGACACTGGGAAAGGAATTTCGCGAAAAAATATCGATCGTATTTTTATGCGCTTTTTCCAGACAGATGAAACCGATACAAAAACAGGTGCCGGCATTGGACTTGCCCTTGTTAAAGACTTGGTAAAATTACACAAAGGCGAAATTTTTGTCACCAGTAAAGAAGGAAAAGGAACGCGCTTTACCATTCGAATTCCGTATAACGAAGGAACCCAAAGCAGCCAGACAACTGCACCGGAAGTAACAACCAGCGTGCAGGAAATTAATCCGGCACCGGAAAAGCCAACGGTTCAACAGGCTGACGAGAACTCGAAGATCATGTTGATTGTGGAAGACAATGCTGATGTTCGACAGTTTATCAGTTCGCATTTTATGAATTTCTACCAGATTCATCTGGCAGTAAATGGTAAAGAAGGCTGGGAGAAAGCTTTGGAAGTAGTTCCCGACATCATCATCAGCGATATTATTATGCCCGAATCCGATGGTTACGAATTGTGTAAACGGATAAAAAACGATGAGCGCACTTCGCATATTCCGGTGCTTTTACTTACGGCCATGCACTCGAAAGACCACGAATTAAGAGGATTGGCCAAAGGTGCCGACGATTACATAACAAAACCGTTCGACTTGTCGGTGTTGCAAGCCAAAGTGGAAAATATGCTTTCTATTCGCGATTCGCTGAAAGAAAAATACACCTCAACAATGGTGCTGGAACCTACTAATGTGGTGCTGGCTTCGCCCGATGAAAAGTTCCTGAAACGTGTGGTTGATGTGATAGAAGAAAACATTGCCGACAGCGAACTGGATATCGAGAATTTTGCACTAAAAGTTGGGGTGAGCCGCATGCAATTGTACCGCAAATTAAATGCGCTTACCAACATGACCGTTAAAGAATTCATTCGCCATATCCGGTTAAAACGTGCTACCCAATTGCTCGATCAGCAAAAGCTGAATATTTCGGAAGTTGCCTACCAGGTTGGCTTCAAAGATCTGTCGCATTTCAGGAAATGTTTTAAGCGCGAATTTGGTATGAGTGCCTCGGAATACCTCTCGAATAAGAAAGTAGAAACAAGTAAGCTAAACGAATCATAA
- a CDS encoding TonB-dependent receptor: MVNLKRKSRSLHVSKFLAVAALIMFQSVLSFTAWSQTIAVKGNVTDQDSGEGLPGVNVVVKGTTNGTITQSDGSYELNVSPTATLQFSFIGYTMQEVPVNNQTEINVALEIEATELEEVVAIGYGTVKKRDITGSVSSVSGEALEAIPVTSAAEAMAGQMAGVQVMATEGSPDAEIKIRVRGGGSITQDNSPMYIVDGFPVSTISDIPASEIQSIDVLKDASSTAIYGARGANGVIIITTKSGKTGKVSVSYNMYSGFKNIANTLNTLDVEDFVHWQYELANLRNQDEGLESYEKYFGKYQDIDLYSGQVGNDWMEQVYGRTGRVFNHDLSIRGGSEKFAYNFSYAGVKNREIMLGSDYKRDNVNFKLDHNPTDNIKLSYSMRYSKTKIGGGGAIEQTTATPTDSRVKHSMIYSPIPMNGLEDYADEEVSSYMINPLTAVADNDQEQRRTRLNVGASFQWDIIDGLTFKTEVGYQTYDRDRDRFYGPSTYYVKNYTDADYQGLPAAEMEKRKQETFRNTNTLNFDFKDIIKNEDHSVKLLAGQEILYAKSSTLTDNIQGYPSFFTSSEVFRLTTQGVPLSIDNEISADNKLLSFFGRANYDYKGKYLVSATFRADGSSKFAEGNRWGYFPSAAVAWRISEESFMEGLSSTLNNLKLRVSYGTAGNNNIVSGQMVQEFSSSNTTYINDVSGYWAVSSRMANPDLIWETTVTRNVGLDFGLFNSRLSGTFEAYLNTTSDLLIDFPVSGTGYSSQFRNMGETENKGIEASVNWVALDKENFGLNFGFNFGMNKNKIKSLGIMEDFGVASSWASTEIGTDYWIEQGSPVGQIRGYLSDGRYEVSDFEGYDADAGEWILREGVADNTSIIGTVRPGSMKLKDVTGDGEVTVDDNTIIGDVNPKATGGFNLSARVYDFDLSAIFSWSIGNDVYNANKIEYTSTSRYPYRNMIDIMAEGKRWNNIDESGQLVNDPATLEAMNANTTMWSPYMERYVLSDWAVEDGSFLRLNTLTLGYTVPKTLTQKVHIQNLRLYATANNVFVLTDYSGFDPEVSTRRKTPLTPGVDYSPYPKSRQFIFGININF; the protein is encoded by the coding sequence ATGGTAAATCTTAAACGAAAAAGTCGGAGCCTGCACGTAAGTAAGTTTCTTGCGGTAGCTGCTTTGATTATGTTTCAATCAGTTCTTTCTTTTACCGCTTGGTCGCAAACCATTGCAGTAAAAGGGAATGTAACCGACCAGGATTCCGGAGAAGGGCTTCCCGGAGTTAATGTTGTTGTAAAAGGAACTACCAACGGTACAATTACCCAGTCGGATGGTTCCTATGAACTAAATGTAAGCCCGACCGCCACATTGCAGTTTTCTTTTATCGGATATACAATGCAGGAAGTTCCTGTAAATAACCAGACCGAAATAAATGTTGCGCTTGAAATAGAGGCAACAGAACTGGAAGAAGTTGTTGCAATTGGATACGGTACCGTAAAGAAAAGAGACATTACCGGATCGGTATCGTCAGTTAGTGGTGAAGCGCTGGAAGCCATTCCGGTTACTTCGGCTGCCGAAGCAATGGCCGGACAAATGGCCGGTGTGCAGGTAATGGCAACTGAAGGATCGCCTGATGCCGAGATTAAAATCCGTGTACGTGGTGGTGGTTCAATCACCCAGGACAATTCGCCAATGTATATTGTTGATGGATTTCCGGTGAGCACAATCTCTGATATTCCTGCCTCCGAAATTCAATCGATCGATGTGCTGAAAGACGCATCGTCAACAGCAATTTACGGAGCTCGTGGTGCAAACGGTGTAATTATTATTACCACTAAAAGCGGAAAAACAGGAAAAGTTTCTGTGAGCTATAACATGTACAGTGGTTTTAAAAATATTGCCAATACACTAAACACACTCGATGTGGAAGACTTTGTACACTGGCAATATGAATTGGCCAATTTAAGAAATCAGGATGAAGGACTTGAATCGTATGAAAAATATTTTGGTAAATACCAGGATATTGATCTGTATTCCGGACAAGTTGGTAACGACTGGATGGAGCAGGTTTACGGCCGTACCGGACGCGTTTTTAACCACGATTTAAGTATTCGCGGAGGATCGGAAAAATTTGCCTACAACTTTAGCTACGCTGGTGTTAAAAACCGCGAAATTATGTTAGGATCGGATTACAAGCGCGATAATGTGAACTTCAAATTAGATCACAATCCAACCGATAACATCAAGCTTTCTTACTCAATGCGCTATTCGAAAACCAAAATTGGTGGTGGTGGTGCAATTGAGCAAACTACCGCTACACCTACCGATTCGCGTGTAAAACACTCCATGATCTACTCTCCTATTCCAATGAACGGACTGGAAGATTATGCGGATGAAGAAGTTTCAAGTTACATGATCAATCCGTTGACTGCTGTTGCCGATAACGATCAGGAACAAAGAAGAACCCGGTTGAATGTTGGTGCCAGTTTCCAGTGGGATATCATCGACGGTTTAACCTTTAAAACAGAAGTGGGTTACCAAACCTACGACCGCGACCGCGATCGTTTTTACGGACCTAGTACTTACTACGTAAAAAATTACACCGACGCCGATTACCAGGGTTTACCGGCTGCCGAAATGGAAAAACGTAAGCAGGAAACGTTCAGAAATACAAACACGCTGAATTTCGACTTTAAAGACATTATTAAAAACGAAGATCACAGTGTGAAGTTACTGGCCGGTCAGGAAATACTTTATGCAAAATCAAGCACACTTACAGATAATATCCAGGGATACCCTTCATTCTTTACCTCAAGCGAAGTATTCCGCTTAACAACTCAGGGTGTTCCGTTAAGTATTGATAATGAAATCAGTGCCGACAATAAACTACTGTCGTTCTTTGGTCGTGCCAATTACGACTACAAAGGCAAATACCTCGTATCGGCAACATTCAGGGCCGACGGTTCGAGTAAATTTGCCGAAGGTAACCGCTGGGGATATTTCCCGTCAGCAGCTGTAGCATGGCGCATCTCGGAGGAAAGTTTTATGGAAGGCCTTTCTTCAACACTTAACAACTTAAAATTAAGAGTGAGTTACGGTACCGCCGGTAACAACAATATTGTTTCGGGCCAAATGGTACAGGAATTCAGCTCAAGCAACACCACCTACATCAACGATGTGTCGGGTTACTGGGCAGTTTCATCGCGCATGGCGAATCCTGATTTGATTTGGGAAACAACAGTTACCCGAAATGTTGGTCTTGATTTTGGTTTGTTCAACAGCCGTTTGAGTGGAACATTCGAAGCGTATTTGAATACCACTTCCGATCTGTTGATCGACTTCCCGGTATCGGGAACAGGTTACAGCTCGCAATTCAGAAACATGGGTGAAACCGAAAACAAAGGTATCGAGGCCTCTGTAAACTGGGTGGCATTGGATAAAGAAAACTTCGGACTGAATTTTGGTTTTAATTTCGGAATGAACAAGAACAAAATTAAGTCGCTCGGAATTATGGAAGACTTTGGTGTAGCATCAAGCTGGGCCTCAACAGAAATTGGTACTGATTACTGGATTGAACAGGGAAGTCCTGTTGGACAAATTCGTGGTTACCTTTCTGACGGAAGATACGAAGTATCAGACTTTGAAGGTTACGACGCCGATGCCGGTGAATGGATATTAAGAGAAGGTGTTGCTGATAATACAAGCATCATCGGAACCGTTCGTCCGGGATCGATGAAATTAAAAGATGTTACCGGCGACGGTGAAGTTACTGTTGATGACAACACCATTATTGGCGATGTAAATCCAAAAGCTACAGGTGGTTTTAACTTGTCGGCTCGTGTTTACGACTTCGACCTTTCGGCCATTTTTAGCTGGAGTATCGGAAACGATGTGTACAACGCCAATAAAATTGAGTACACATCAACCAGTAGATATCCTTACCGGAATATGATCGATATTATGGCTGAAGGAAAACGATGGAACAACATCGATGAAAGCGGACAACTGGTAAACGATCCGGCAACATTAGAAGCGATGAACGCCAACACCACCATGTGGTCGCCTTACATGGAAAGATATGTATTGAGCGACTGGGCTGTTGAAGATGGATCGTTCTTACGCCTGAATACCTTAACATTAGGGTACACCGTTCCGAAAACACTTACACAAAAAGTACATATTCAAAACTTAAGGTTGTACGCAACAGCCAACAATGTATTTGTTCTTACCGATTACAGTGGATTTGACCCTGAAGTTTCAACCCGACGAAAAACACCACTAACACCTGGTGTTGATTACTCGCCTTATCCCAAAAGCAGGCAATTCATTTTTGGTATAAACATTAACTTTTAA